The Montipora foliosa isolate CH-2021 chromosome 1, ASM3666993v2, whole genome shotgun sequence genome has a window encoding:
- the LOC138006396 gene encoding uncharacterized protein, producing the protein MFSNENNSEKEHQDLRSREIRKCIRNYKKQMKSLEYSRLRSLVPSTASRPRVSKIEVIEEAIKYIAYLQDTLNARFEENNSHEEAPLRTENETRPRIVKQKRQRFASYMIKTQRHTLPARRKFSKQTNTESESQR; encoded by the exons atgtttagcaACGAGAACAACAGTGAGAAAGAGCACCAAGACTTAAGAAGTCGGGAAATTAGAAAATGTATCCGGAACTACAAGAAACAGATGAAATCGCTGGAGTATTCTCGGCTACGATCCCTGGTTCCATCGACGGCATCAAGGCCGCGTGTTTCGAAG ATCGAAGTCATCGAAGAAGCGATCAAATACATCGCCTACCTTCAAGACACCCTGAACGCGCGTTTCGAAGAAA ACAACAGCCACGAGGAAGCTCCCCTGCGCACAGAGAACGAAACAAGGCCCAGAATCGTCAAGCAAAAAAGACAACGTTTCGCTTCATATATGATTAAAACCCAAAGACACACTCTTCCAGCGCGGCGAAAATTTTCAA AACAAACCAACACAGAAAGTGAAAGTCAAAGATAG